A window of Hymenobacter siberiensis genomic DNA:
TGGTATTCTACTTCGATATCCAAGTCCTCGCGGCCCAGGATTTTTTCCGACAGCTTCAGGATGTTCAGGAGTTTCTGCGGGGCCAGCCGGTGGTCGTAGTCGCCGGCCTCCCAGAGCTGGAAGTTGGCCATCGTTTCGCGCCGCTCCACACCGCCGCAGTCGATAAAATGCTTGCTCACCAGCCCCACCTCCGTCACGTGGAAATGGGCGGGCAGGGAAGTGCCGTCCGGCAGCCGGAAGCTCACGGCACTCAGGCCGTTCAGGGCCTCTTTCATCTCAGATATTTTCATGATAGTATGATTGATTGGGTGAAAAACGGATATTGAAAAAAGACGCGGGGCATCCGGTTGCTCAGCAGCAGCTGGGAGTGGTAGTGGGAGCGGGGGCCACAACCGGCATCTCCGCCAGCAAATCGCCGAGCAGCTGCCGGGCCACGGCCCAGCCGGCCGCATCCAGGCAGTAGCACACGCGCGGCCCGTCTACCTCGCCCTGCACCAGCCCGGCCGCTTTCAACTCCTTCAGGTGTTGCGATACGGTGCTTTGCGACAGGGGCAGCTCCAGCACCAGCTCGCCGCACACGCAGGCTTGGCGCTGGGCCAGCAGCCGCACAATGGCCACCCGCGCCGGGTGCCCCAGGGCCTTGGCAATGGCCGCCAGCCGCTGCTCGGCCGCCGTGAACTCGGCTCGCTTATGTATGGCCATGAGGGAAGTAATTTGCTTATCGTCGATTTACGATTATAAAGGTACGAGGTTTGCTTTGTTCTGTTTTCATCGTCCCGGTATTTCTTGAAATAATTAAATTAATTAATTGCTAACAATAATCAGCTTGTTATTTTTAAAATGCAAGTGAGTGATAATTTTGTGGCGCAGTAATTGCCTCTTGGTGATTCTCAGGCGTATTTTCTGCTTGTGAGCTTTGCCGGGAATGCCTTTTTTTAAGTTTTTAATTATGCCTGCCAGTGCATTTATTTTATTTACAAAAGCCAATTCCGGTAAAACTTTCGTAGATTAGTTTGTTGCTAGCCTTTCTGGCCTGGCGTTTATCCTCTACTCTTTATTCCCTCGCAACATGCTGAATTCTTTACGCTTTCTATCGGGTGTTGGCCTGCTGGGCTTGCTGGCCACCGGCCAGAGCCTGGCGCAAACCGGCCCCAACCCGGCTGCCAATACCAGCCCCTTGGCCCCGGCGGCCATCAAGCCCGATTCGGTGTTCATCAACCCGGAGGTGCGTCCGCAGTTTGTGGGCGGTGATAAGGCCTTTGGGGCCTACCTCAGCAAAAATATTCACTACCCGCAGCAGGCGTTGCAACGGCGGGTATCGGGACGCGTAATGGTCAACTTCATCCTCAGTGCCCAGGGCCGGGTGCAGGATGCCCACGTGGTGAGTGGCCCCGGCAGCGGCCTCAACGACGAAGCTCTGCGCCTGGTGTGGCTGATGCCGGCCTGGGAGCCCGCCCGCTCCAACGGCCAGCCCGTGCGCGTGGCCTGCACCGTGCCCATCTCCTTCAACACAGAGCGATAGGTAATTGGTAAATGAGTAACTGAGTAAATTTTTAAACTTACTTGTTTATCAATTTACTGATAGGGTGCCGTGCCGGGCGGCCCGAGGCCGAAATCGTTGAACGTAACCGTTTCGCGGGTCGACTCAAACATTTTGATGCCGTTGGGCGTGGCCAGGCCGCGCGGGTAATAGCCGATGAGCAGCTGAAACGTGCGCAGGGCCGTGAACTCGTTGCGAAAGCGCAGGCCCAGGCCAAAGGCCGTGTAGGGCGAATTGTTGAAGGGCGTGCCGCCCCGGGGCTGGTCGCCCACCCAGGCCGCGTCGGCGAAGGCAATGCCGGCCAGCCGAAAGCCCAGGAGCGAAAGCGGCGTGAAAAGCGTGGTTTCGTAGTTCACCACGAAGCGGCTGGTGGCAATGATGGGCTGCCCCGGCGAAAACCCGCGCAGGCCCCGGTCGTTGGTGATGCCCTTAAGCAGGTCGCCGGGGTTGCGGTTCAGCCCGATGGTGCCCCGGCTGCTGAGGAAGTGCCGGTACTGCCAGTTGCCTATGTGGTAGAGCCTGGTGAAGGCCGTGAGTTCGGTGCCCAGCAGGCCCTGCTGCCACACGCGGGGCTGGTTCACGGTCTGAAACGACCCAAAGTCGACGGCTCCATAGAGGTAGCTGCCGCTGGCGCTGAAGCTGGCGGCCGCAATGCGCGCGTTGAAGTAGCGGCGCGGCAGCACACTGTTCACATCGTAGCCCGCCGTGAAGCTTAGCAGCGTGCCCGTGGGCACGTCCTCGGTGCGGCCAAAGCCAAACAGATACCGGGCCTTGTAATAGCGCCGCACCGAGTAGCCCACCGTGCCCAGCAGCAGCGTACCGTTGTGGTAGTCCGGCGGCGGAGCGTCGGTGGGTTGGGGGGTAACGGTGAAGTTGGTGTTGATGACGCGGGCCGCCACGATGATGCGCCCCGGGTTTTCGTAGCCCAGGTCGTAGGAGCGCAGGCGTAGGGCGCGGCCTATCCAGGCATCCTGCACATAATTACGTAGGGGGTATAGTACGTATTGCTGCCCAGCGGGCGGGGCCTGCAGGCCCACGTTCTGGTCGTAGGCATTGAAGCTGAGCGCTCCGGCGTAGCGCGTGCCGAGCGAATAAAAGTCGCGGGTGAGCGACACCCCGCCCGAGCGGTAGTTGTTTTCGTTGCGGTAGCGGGCCTGCGCGAAGAAAAAGTGCCGGAACGGGGCCGTGTAGCTGCCTTGGTAGGCCCAGGTCTGGGGGAGGTTGCGGCCGTAGCTATAGGAGTTGGCCAGCTGGTGGCCCTGGCCCAGGAAGTTGTCGTCGCCAGCCGTGATGACGCCCGACGTGGCCGTGCCCACCTCCACGCCGGCCGTGATGCTGAACACGTCCTTGGTAAATACCTCAATATCAACACTATCCTGGGTAGTGGTGCGCTCGTTTACCAGCACGCGGGCATCCAGGATTTCGGGCGTCTGGCGCAGCAGGCGCTCCGATTCGGCCAGGGCCTGGGGCTCCAGCGCCTGGCCCGACCGAAACAGCAGCACCTGCCGGATGCGCGAACGGGACGTTTTGATGTGCAGCGCATTGCCGGCCTTCTCAACCACGGTGCGCGGCACCCGGGCCGAGTCCGAAAGGTTGTAGCCAAAGGCATCGAGCGTGCGGATGTTGATGCGCCGCACGATTTTGAAGTTGTGGCGGTCGAACTGCCGGTCCAGCAGCACGGCATCGAGGCCGGCCTGCTCCTCCTGGCGCCGCGTGAAGTTGAACAGGGCCGACGCCGCCCGGCCCGCAATGGTTTTGCGGCGCGAATAGGCCTGCAAGCGGTTCAGCAGCCGCTGCTCGTCGAAGCGCTGGCGCAGGGAGTCGGGCCGTTGGGGCAGGATTTCCAGCTTCGCCTTCAATGAGTCGGGTGGCACGGCCGAGCGCGGGTCAAACGTCTGCGCGCGCGCCGGCCCGGCCAGTAGGCCCAGCAGTAAAAACACAAGCAGGACAGGACTGCGGAAATTCATGTAGGAACGCAACGCCGCAAATTACGAAAAGGAGACGGGCGCGGCCGTCTACGGGATTGGCCGGTGGTTGGGTGCTAAATCCGGCTGGCCGCAGTTTAGCGCGTAGCGCGTAACTGCTGGCCGATGGGTAATGCGAGTTTGCAACTCGCCATTAAAGCCGACGAAGGATTTGCCGCTTCGCGGCAGCGAGTTGCAAACTCGCTTCACGGTGTGGCACGCAGTTACGCGCTGCGCGCTAAACTGCGGCCAGCGCGCACGGCCAAAATGCGGCCAGCGTATGCGCCACGCCAAACGGCGGTTGAGGTTTACTAAAAATCACGACTCAGCGACCACGTATATTTTACCAGGAAAAGAAAATATTTCCAATAAAATTAGCTTAAATTGTAGTGTCTATTTGGGCGCTGATTCGTAATTTTAAGGCCGAAAGCAATATCCCGCCGCATGAACGAGCGCATTCAGGAGAAACTAAGCATATTAGCCGACGCGGCCAAGTACGATGCCTCGTGCAGCAGCAGCGGCGGCAAGCGTAAAAACGAGGGCAAAGGCCTCGGTAATGCCGAGGGCATGGGCATCTGCCACAGCTACACCGAGGACGGCCGTTGCGTGAGCCTGCTCAAGATTCTGCTCACCAATCACTGCATTTTCGATTGCGCCTACTGCGTGTCGCGCCGCTCGAACGACGTGAAGCGCGCGGCCTTCACCGTGGATGAAGTGGTGGACCTCACCATTAACTTCTACCGCCGCAACTACATCGAGGGCCTGTTCTTGAGCTCCGGCATTTTCTCCAGCCCCGACTACACCATGGAGCGCCTCGTGCGCATCGTGAAAAAGCTGCGTACTGAGCATAAGTTCAACGGCTACATTCACGTCAAAACCATTCCCGGCGCCTCGCCTGAGCTCATTGCCGAAGCCGGCCTCTACGCCGACCGCCTCAGCGTGAACATCGAGCTGCCCTCGGAGTTGGCGCTGACCACGCTGGCCCCGGAAAAGAATTATGCCGAAATCCTGACCCCGATGGGCCAGATTCGGGACGGCATCATCCAGAACAAGGAGGAAAAAGCGCTGTTCAGGAAAGTGCCCGCCTTCGCCACTGCCGGCCAAAGCACGCAGCTCATTGTGGGGGCCAGTCCCGAGACGGACTTGCAGATTATCAAGCTGACCGACAGCCTGTATAAGGGCTACGGCTTGAAGCGGGTGTACTATTCCGGCTATATCCCGGTCACGGACGATGCCCGCCTGCCGCAGGTCACGCAGCCGCCCGTTATCCGGGAGCACCGCCTGTACCAGACCGACTGGTTGATGCGCTTCTACGGCTTCCAGGCCGATGAAATTCTCGACCCCGCCCACCCGCACCTCGACCTCGAAATTGATCCCAAGCTGGCCTGGGCCCTGCGCAACCGCCACGTATTTCCCGTCGATGTGAACGTGGCCGACTATGAGATGATACTGCGCATTCCCGGCGTGGGCGCGCGCTCGGCCAAGCGCATCATCGCGGCCCGCCGCTTCGCCACGCTCGATATGGAAACCCTGCGCCAGCTGGGCGTGGTGCTGAAGCGCGCCAAGTATTTCCTCACCTGCCGGGGCGAGCACCAGCCCGTCATCGGCGAGCTGACCGAGCAGCAGGTGCGCCGCCAGATTCTGTTCGGGGCCGGCTCGGTGCGCTCGGCCCTCGTGACGCAGCAGCTCGACTTATTTGCGCAAGCCTCCTGATTCCGTCATGCAAGCTGACTTCAACGCTGAATCTTCCACCGCGCTGCTGCACCCCGGCCACCTGGGCGGCGTGCAGCACGACATTCTCTTTTCTGTCATGAAAGTCATTCATCGTCAAGCCCAGCCGCGGCCCGCCGTGCTGCCGCAATCCGACAAAGTAGACCGCCTCTCGTGCTGCTGCCGCCTCAGCGAGCTGATGCCGCTGGTGCGCCAGCTGCACGATGAGGCCCGCGCCCGCCACGAAGCCCGCCGTCAGGGCGAGCAGCGCCAGCAGGCGGCGTAAGGCCGGCGCACCCAGGGGGGGGGGGGCGCTTGCTGCGTGGCCTTGTGGTTGCGCCGGGCGTTTGGGCGCTGCTGGACTTTTGTAGTTTGGCGACGGCCCAGCGGCCGCAGCTTGTATGCAGAATTGAAGGGAGCCGGGGCGTCCGGCAGTGGTTTGCTCATCCGGTAGCAAGTCGTTGCCGGGCGGCCCGGCTTTGTGGTGATGGGGTAGCAAATCGAGCGAGTCCACCCAGGTTGCCTTGGGCAAAAGGGCGCTGGGTTCGGCAGCATAAGAGACTTTTGCCTACCTTAATACAGCAGTTGATAGGGCAAAAACGCAGTTTTCGACTGTGCCTATACGCTTATTGCACACGGGCGGCGCTTGCCATTAATGCGGTTGAGTGCGGCAGGGAGCAACTATACGCAGCCGCTAAAGGCGGCTGCTCGCAGGCAGTTGCTTACGCCGCACGCACAAGATTATCTGCAGGACTGATACCCGATGCAGGCGGCTGAAACCCCCACCTGACCTGCTCCATTGCCCTAACGCATGCCCGGGGCCGTCCTTTTTTTTGGCTTCCAACAATTATTTCTCTTACCACTTTTCCCAAAATCCCCATGAAAAAAGACAACTACTCTATCTTGGATTTGCCGATTTGCCGCCTGCTTTTGCTGCTGTGGCTGGCGCTGTTGAGCACACTGGGAGGAACGGCTTCGGCTCTGGCCCGGCCCGCAGACGTGCTGGTTGATTACTGCTTCACCACGCCCGACTACGCTGTGCTGGCCGAAACGGTGGGGCCGAATGTGAACTTTACGTTTCACCCCTTGGGAGCCACGGCGGGTGGCAATCTGGCCATTATCTACCTCCGCGAGGGCTCTGTGGGGGCTTACCCGGGCTACACGATGACGAAAAATGCGGCCGGCGACTTCACCTTCAGCAAAGCCGTTGCGGGGGGCGTGGTTACGAGCCTGTACTTCACCTACGAGGTGGGGCCCGGCGGCCCACAGCGCAATACTGCCGCCACGCCGCACAGTTACACCGTAGGCACGGTGTGCGCCGTATCGTCGAGCAACGTGCCGCCCACGGTTAGCCTCACCGCACCCGCGGCTTCGGCGGTTTTTGCCGCACCGGCCACCATCACCCTCACCGCCAATGCCACCGATTCGGATGGCACCATTGCGAAAGTAGAATTCTATCAGGGCACTACGCTGCTGGGGCAGGCCCTGACGGCTCCCTATACCTACACCTGGACGGGCGTGCCCGGCGATGCCTACTCACTTACGGCCAAAGCCACCGATAACGGCAATGCCAGCACGACTTCGGCCCCGGTAGCCATTCTGGTGCAAAGCCCGGACGGCTACTGCTCCACCCGGCCCGATTATTCCTACTCAGCCGTGACGACCGGCGGCAACGTGACTTTCACGTTCCATCCGCGCGGAGCCACGGCGGGCGGCAACCTGGCCATTGTGTTCATCCGCGAAGGCTCGATAGGGGCATACCCTGGCTATACCATGGTTAAGAACGCAGCCGGCGACTTCACCTTTAGCAAAGCCATTGCCAGCGGCACTGTTACGAGCGTGTATTTCACTTACGAAATCGGCCCGGGGGGCGCCCAGCAAACCTCCCTTGCCGACCCGCATATCTACACCGTAGGCACCAGCTGCCGTACGGCCACGGCCACCGCCACTCAGCCCGCGTCCCTCACAACGGCTCTGAGCATCTCGCCTAATCCGGCTTCGGGCCGCGCCGTGCTCACCTTTGCGCCGGGGCCGGCCTCCGCCTTCGTGGCAACGCTTTACGACCTGCGCGGGGCACGGGTGAAAACCATCGGAGTGGGTACTGCCGAGGCTGGCAAGGCGTTAGCGCTGCCGCTCAGCACCGAAGACCTGGCTGATGGCATTTACCTGGTGAAGCTGCAAACCAGCTACGGCGTTGCCACGGCGCGCCTGGTGGTGAGCCGCTAAGGTTGGTCGGGGTGCTGACCATGGCGCTAGCCGTCCCGGTCAGCACCCCGAACCAGCGGGGCTGGCGTGCGTAACCGGTACTTATTCGCCACGTTGATTTGCTTGTATGAAACCGATTCGTCGCCCGGCGTCGTTGGTGGGAGCCGCCGCCCGCCGCCGCTCGGCCCCCACGCTCACCACCCCGCCGCTGGACTACACCTACGACGGCACCTTCGAGGGCCTGCTCACGGTGCTGTTCAGCATCTACGAAAGCAAGTCGCCGCCCAACAGCATTCAGCCCGAAGCCACGGCCCAGAGTGGCCTGTTTGCGCAGCCCGCCCACCGCGAAACCGACGAAACCCGCGCCGCCCGCGTGTGGGAAGGATTGCTGAAAACGATGAGTGCCGAGGCCCGCGCCCGCCTCTACCACGTTTTTCTGAGCGAAGATGCCGACCGGGAGCTGCTGATTTTCAGGTATGTGGATTTGGCCCTGAGCTCGCCGGTTGATGTGGCCGAGAACTACGCCAACGCCGACGTGCGCCGCGTGCAGCGCCTGGCCCAGATGATGTTTCGCGAGAAGCATCGCATGGAGGCCTTCGTGCGCTTCGAGAAAACCAGCGACGAGCTGTTCCACGCCACCATTGAGCCCGATATGGACGTGCTGCCGCTCATCGCCGCGCACTTCACCAAGCGCTACGCCGACCAGCGCTGGCTGATTTATGACCGCCGCCGCCACTACGGGCTGTACTATGACCTCACGCGCACCGACATTGTGCAGTTTGAAAATCCCACGGGGCAGAAATCAACCGACATCTCCGCTACTGTGCTTGATGAGCGAGAGCCGTTATTCAAGCACCTTTGGCAGACGTATTTCGACCACGTTAATATCCCCGAACGTAAAAACCTGAAGCTGCACCGCCGCCACATGCCGCTGCGCTACTGGAAATACCTCAGCGAAAAGCAGCCCCGTGAGCAGCGCTTCGAGCCCATTAAAAACAAGCAGGTGATTGTGGGCAAGGAGGTGTCGGCGGGTCAGAAGCTACTGCCGCCAGCGGGGTAAGGTCTTGTAGCACATGCGTTAGCTTATGCATCGTGCCGAATATCGTTCAGCGCCGCATAAGCCAAAGTATGTGCTACAAGGTGGCTGGGCCTAACTTGCGGGCTAATCCGAGTATTAGCCATGAGTACGACACTGGTTTTTGGAGCCTCCGGGCAATTGGGGCAGTGCCTGGCGCACGTAGCCCGCGAGCGTGGCACAACGGGCCTGCTGTTTTTGGCCGAGGCGCAGGCCAACATCCTCAACCCCGAGGGCCTGGCCACGCTATTTGCCGAGCAACGCCCGGCCTACGTCATCAACTGCGCCGCCTACACGGCCGTGGACAAGGCCGAGGATGAGGTAGACCTGGCCCGCCGCATCAACCGCGACGGCGTGGAAAACCTGGCTCGTCTCTGCGCGGAGCACGGCACCGTGCTCATTCAGATTTCCACCGATTTCGTGTTTGCCGGCGCGGGCAACGAGCCCCTGCTCGAAACCGACGCTACCGAGCCAATTAGCGTGTACGGCCTCACCAAGCTCGAGGGCGAGCAGGTGATTCCGACCCTCACCGAGCAATACTTCACGCTGCGCACCAGCTGGCTGTACTCGGAATTTGCCGGCAATTTCGTGAAAACCATGCAGAAGCTGGGCCGCGAGCGCGACGAGCTACGCGTGATTTGGGACCAGGTGGGCACGCCCACCTACGCCATCGACCTGGCCGGTGTCATCCTCGGCCTCATCGAGAGCCGCAGCACGGCCTACGGACTCTACCACTACAGCAACGAGGGCCTGACTTCGTGGTACGATTTCGCCACGGCCATTTTTGAGCTCAGTGCAATTGAGGTGAAAACTACGCCCATCCGCACCGCCGAATACCCTACCAAGGCCACCCGTCCGCCGTTTTCGGTGATGGACAAGACTAAGATTAAGACCCAACTGGGCGTAGCCATCCCGCACTGGCGCGAGAGCCTGAAAACCTGCGTGGAGCGGCTTGCGGCAGCGGGGTTTTAAGCTATAGTTTGCTGAGCGTCAGTTACCGAAGTAGCGGCTGAGTCGCGCCCGTAGTAGCGGCTGGCCAAATAGGCTGCGCAGGTAAATGCCCCACCCAGCACACACACGCCGGCCCAGCCGCCGTGCATCCAGGCCAGCCCGCCGGCCACCGAGCCGAGCGAGCCGCCCGTGAAGTAGCCGGTCATGTACACCGTGTTGAGGCGGCTGCGTGCCTCGGGCACCAGGGAGAATACCTTGGTCTGGTTGGAGATGTGGACCGATTGCACGCCCACATCCAGCAGAATGACGCCGAGCACCAGCCCGGCCAGGTGAAAGCCGGTGAGGCCCATCAGCACGTAGGCGGCCAGTGCCAGCAGAATACCCACGCCGATGGTGAAGTCCGGCCCGCGCGTGTCGGCTACTTTGCCGGCCAGCGGCGCGGCTAAGGCCCCCATTGCCCCAATCAGCCCAAAAAAGCCGACTACATCGCTGCCGTACTGGTAGGCCGGGCCTTCCAGAAAAAACGTGAGTGTGGTCCAGAATACGCTGAAGGCCGCAAACAGCAGCCCGCCCACCAGCGCCGAGCGGCGCAGGGCCGGCAGGGTGCTCGTCAGGGTCAGCAGCGACTTCATCAGCGAGCCGTAGGAGCCCGCGAAATTTGGCTGGTCGCGGGGCAGCCGCCAGGCCAGCAGGCCCAGCAGGGCCAGCATCAGCCCGGCCGCTATCTCAAACATGGCCCGCCAGCCCAGGTGCGCGCCCACGTAGCCACTGAGCGTGCGCGAGGCCAGAATGCCAATCAGCAGCCCGCTCATGATGCGGCCCACGATGCGGCCCCGGTCGGCCTCGGGGGCCAGGTGGGCGGCCATGGGCAGCAGCAGCTGCGGCACCGCCGAGCAGATGCCCAACAGGATGCTGGCCCCCGCCAGCAGCGCAAAGCTGGGCGCAAACGCTGCCAGTCCCAGGCAGGCTGCCGCGCCCAGCAGCATAATCATTATCAGACGCTTGCGCTCCAGCATGTCGCCCAGCGGCACCACAAACAGCATGCCCAGCGTGTAGCCCACCTGCGTGGCCGTGGCCACCAGGCTGGCGCTGCTGTCGGAGAGGTGAAAGGTGCGGCCGATGGCGGCCAGTAGCGGTTGGTTGTAGTAAATATTGGCCACCACCAGCCCGCAGGTGATGGCCATGAGCCAGACGAGGGCCCCGTCGAGCCGGCGGAGGGGTAGGGGAGGCGAAACTGCCGCAGGGGCGGGTTCGATAAGCAATTCTGACATTTAAATAGCGCGAACGAATCGGGATAGGATGGCGGCGAAATAGCGTTGGGTAACTGCCAACCGGCCCCGATAGTTGCACCGCACCCGCGCAACCTGCCCGCCGCTCCTGCGTTTGCCCAGCATGAGCCGAGGATTTACCAAGGAAGACGACGCGCAGACGCCGCCCATTATTCCGCCCCGGGCGGCCCTGCCGCCGGGCACGCCCAACTACGTTACGCCCGCCGGCTTGGCGCTGCTCCGCAGTGAGCTGGCTATCCTGGAAGCCGAGCGCACCCAGGCCGAAGCCAACCACGACAACGATACCGACCGCACCCATCGCCTCTCCCTCTACAACGGCCGGCTGGCCCTGCTGCTGGAGCGCATCGGCAGCGCCCGGGTGGTGGAGCCCGCCGGCCAGCCGCCCAAAGAGGTGCGCTTCGGAGCCACGGTCACGCTGCGCACCAGCGGAACCGGAGCGGAGCGCACGCTGGCCATCGTGGGGGTGGACGAAGCCGAGATTGCCAGCGGCAAAGTGGCGTTTGTGGCTCCTATTGCCCGGGCCTTGCAGGGCGCAAGGCTGGGCCAGACTGTGTCCTTTAAGCTGGGACCCAAGGAGGAATTGGTGGAGGTGGCGGACATCCGCTATGCTGATTCGTAATTTTAACTCGTCCGGCCATGTGGCCGGTCTCTAACAGCCTTATGATTATATATAAATCGACCGACTGGTTGGATGCGCTGCGGCATCTGAGCGCTTCTGATGTAATTCGCCAACTGCTGAAACGGGTGTTCTTCGTGGGTATCTATGCCACCGTAATAACGGCTGGTGCCGCCGAATTTGAGCGCCTGAATACGGTTATCGACAAAGAGTTTTTTACTTTCCTGGGCATCATGCTCAGCTTGCTGATGGTCTTCCGGACCAACACGGCGTACGACCGATTTTATGAGGGCCGCCGCGTGTGGGGCGAGCTCGTGAATAACTGCCGCAACTTGGCCGTGCTCGTCAATGCCCGCCTGCCGGCCGATGACATGGCTACCCGTACCTACTTTGCCCGCTTGCTCTCCAATTTCCCCATTGCCCTCGATGGTCACCTGCGCAGAGGCGTGCGCTTCGAGAAGCTGGAAGATGCAACCCCGGGCCACGTCGACCAGCTGCGTGCCATCGACCATGTCCCCAGTCGCATTGCCGCCCTTATTCAGGAGTTTTTCGAGCACCTGCTGCGCCAGGGCGTCATCCTGCCCGAGCACCTTATCACCTTCCAGCGCCACCACGAAACCCTGCTCGACGTGGCCGGCGTCTGCGAGCGCATCAAGGGCACGCCCATTCCGTTCTCCTACAGCTTCTTTATCAAGGGCTTCATTACGGTATTCATCCTGATAATGCCCTTCAACCTGCTGGATACCTACCAGTGGCTCACGGTGCCTATCACCATGTTCGGAGCTTACGCGCTGCTAGGTGTAGAGATGATTGGCGACGAGATTGAAGACCCCTTCGGCAAGGACAGCAACGACTTGCCGCTCACCCAGATTTCCAACCTTATCCGGGCCAACGTGCACGAAATCATGCGGGTAGAGCTGGATAAAGAAGTGCGCGAGCTAGCCGACCTGCCATATAGCGTGGTGTTTTAACTGTACCGTGGACTCTGCGAGTCCGCGCGTGTGGGAGGCGATAGGCCGTTCAACCGCGCGGACTCGCAGAGTCCACGGTACGTTCAGCTATGCTACCAGCTGCTTCTTATACGCCCCCGGCGTCATGCCCTCGTACTTCTTAAACAGCGACTGGAAGTACGACAGGTTATTGAAACCCGCCCGCAGGCACACCTCCGCCACGCTGGCCAGTGGGTGGCGCAGCAGCCGCTTGGCTTCGCCCAGCCGCTCCCGAATAATGTACTCAACCGGCGTAATGCCGAACTCGCGCTTGAAGACCCGGAAGAAGGTGGCCTTGCTCATGCAGGCCAGTGCGCTGAGCTTATCGATGGTCAGGCTCTCCGAAAGATGGTCTTTAATATAGCCCACCACGGCGGCAAAGCGGTGCGTATTAAGGTGCCGGGCATAGTCGTGGAAAATGAGCTGGCGGGCCTGCGTCTGCATCAGGCGCACCAGCAATTCCTGGAGCGTGAAGCCGGCTAGCACGTCCTTATTTACATCAGAAGTGCGCGACACGGCTACCAGGCGGCCCAGCGTGTCGGTCAGTTCGGGGGTGTTGGTGAGGTGGGCGTACTCGGGGCCTTCGATGGCCCAGGGCTGGTGAGATTCGGCCTTGGGATATCGCTCGTTCAGCAAATCGACGGTGTGGCGGATGGTATCGGGCGCGATGGCCACGGCCAGGCATTGGGTGGGCTTGCACAGGCAGGCATCGGGGAAGTCGATTTCCATCAGCTCGTCTTTGTCCACTACCACCGACTCGCCGGGCAGGTAGTCGAAGGCAGCGCGGCCGGGCAGGTGCATTACTTTCCGGCCGCGCAGCATGGTGGTCAGGGCTAGGCCATCGAGGCGCAGGGGCACGCGGTAGGCGGCACGGTGCGTTTCGAACACATTGAGCTCGAACCCTTCCAGGCTATATACTGTCCGGTTTTCGACTAAGTAATGCAGCTGCTCCAGCGCGAGCGGGGCAACGGCGGCAGGCAAATGAACGCGGGCTGGCATAGCGGAAATGGCTGTGGTGAGGGAGTACACACTCCTAATACGGAGATGGCAGAGCAAGTTGCGACAATTTCGGCACTCTTTGCGATAATACCACAACCCGGCCGCTGGTTAAAAGCAGACCTTTACAACATCTCCCGTTCAACTCATTCCCATCCAACAACGTCATGGCTGAAACCTTAGAAGAAACCACCACCTTGGTGGAACGCCCCAAGTTCAAATCGCACTACGACAACTTCATCGGTGGCAAATGGGTGGCTCCGGTGAAAGGCCAGTACTTCGAAAATTCCTCGCCCATCGACGGCAAAGTCTTCACCAAAGTGGCCCGCAGTACCAAGGAAGACATTGACTTAGCCCTCGATGCCGCGCACGAAGCCTTCAAAACCTGGGGCAAAACCTCGGCTACTGAGCGCAGCAACATCCTCAACAAAATTGCCAACCGCATCGAGGAGAACCTGGCCATGCTCGCCGCCGTGGAATGCGTCGAGAATGGCAAGGCCATTCGCGAAACCACCTATGCCGACATGCCGCTGGTCATTGACCACTTCCGGTACTTCGCCAGTGTGATTCGGGCGGAGGAAGGTAGCGCC
This region includes:
- a CDS encoding DUF6428 family protein, with product MKISEMKEALNGLSAVSFRLPDGTSLPAHFHVTEVGLVSKHFIDCGGVERRETMANFQLWEAGDYDHRLAPQKLLNILKLSEKILGREDLDIEVEYQQATIGKFGLVFDGTDFRLTAKQTACLAQDACGIPADQQFALPQLQVAACTPGGGCC
- a CDS encoding ArsR/SmtB family transcription factor, with product MAIHKRAEFTAAEQRLAAIAKALGHPARVAIVRLLAQRQACVCGELVLELPLSQSTVSQHLKELKAAGLVQGEVDGPRVCYCLDAAGWAVARQLLGDLLAEMPVVAPAPTTTPSCC
- a CDS encoding energy transducer TonB → MLNSLRFLSGVGLLGLLATGQSLAQTGPNPAANTSPLAPAAIKPDSVFINPEVRPQFVGGDKAFGAYLSKNIHYPQQALQRRVSGRVMVNFILSAQGRVQDAHVVSGPGSGLNDEALRLVWLMPAWEPARSNGQPVRVACTVPISFNTER
- a CDS encoding BamA/TamA family outer membrane protein → MFLLLGLLAGPARAQTFDPRSAVPPDSLKAKLEILPQRPDSLRQRFDEQRLLNRLQAYSRRKTIAGRAASALFNFTRRQEEQAGLDAVLLDRQFDRHNFKIVRRINIRTLDAFGYNLSDSARVPRTVVEKAGNALHIKTSRSRIRQVLLFRSGQALEPQALAESERLLRQTPEILDARVLVNERTTTQDSVDIEVFTKDVFSITAGVEVGTATSGVITAGDDNFLGQGHQLANSYSYGRNLPQTWAYQGSYTAPFRHFFFAQARYRNENNYRSGGVSLTRDFYSLGTRYAGALSFNAYDQNVGLQAPPAGQQYVLYPLRNYVQDAWIGRALRLRSYDLGYENPGRIIVAARVINTNFTVTPQPTDAPPPDYHNGTLLLGTVGYSVRRYYKARYLFGFGRTEDVPTGTLLSFTAGYDVNSVLPRRYFNARIAAASFSASGSYLYGAVDFGSFQTVNQPRVWQQGLLGTELTAFTRLYHIGNWQYRHFLSSRGTIGLNRNPGDLLKGITNDRGLRGFSPGQPIIATSRFVVNYETTLFTPLSLLGFRLAGIAFADAAWVGDQPRGGTPFNNSPYTAFGLGLRFRNEFTALRTFQLLIGYYPRGLATPNGIKMFESTRETVTFNDFGLGPPGTAPYQ
- a CDS encoding putative DNA modification/repair radical SAM protein → MNERIQEKLSILADAAKYDASCSSSGGKRKNEGKGLGNAEGMGICHSYTEDGRCVSLLKILLTNHCIFDCAYCVSRRSNDVKRAAFTVDEVVDLTINFYRRNYIEGLFLSSGIFSSPDYTMERLVRIVKKLRTEHKFNGYIHVKTIPGASPELIAEAGLYADRLSVNIELPSELALTTLAPEKNYAEILTPMGQIRDGIIQNKEEKALFRKVPAFATAGQSTQLIVGASPETDLQIIKLTDSLYKGYGLKRVYYSGYIPVTDDARLPQVTQPPVIREHRLYQTDWLMRFYGFQADEILDPAHPHLDLEIDPKLAWALRNRHVFPVDVNVADYEMILRIPGVGARSAKRIIAARRFATLDMETLRQLGVVLKRAKYFLTCRGEHQPVIGELTEQQVRRQILFGAGSVRSALVTQQLDLFAQAS
- a CDS encoding Ig-like domain-containing protein, encoding MKKDNYSILDLPICRLLLLLWLALLSTLGGTASALARPADVLVDYCFTTPDYAVLAETVGPNVNFTFHPLGATAGGNLAIIYLREGSVGAYPGYTMTKNAAGDFTFSKAVAGGVVTSLYFTYEVGPGGPQRNTAATPHSYTVGTVCAVSSSNVPPTVSLTAPAASAVFAAPATITLTANATDSDGTIAKVEFYQGTTLLGQALTAPYTYTWTGVPGDAYSLTAKATDNGNASTTSAPVAILVQSPDGYCSTRPDYSYSAVTTGGNVTFTFHPRGATAGGNLAIVFIREGSIGAYPGYTMVKNAAGDFTFSKAIASGTVTSVYFTYEIGPGGAQQTSLADPHIYTVGTSCRTATATATQPASLTTALSISPNPASGRAVLTFAPGPASAFVATLYDLRGARVKTIGVGTAEAGKALALPLSTEDLADGIYLVKLQTSYGVATARLVVSR